In a genomic window of Cystobacter fuscus DSM 2262:
- a CDS encoding phosphotransferase family protein produces MTWSSNEARVALAERLRHDHPEWEADEPVLVGGGLEFFVFRVQSARQGPLAIKVPRAPVFINDNDPRVVARDLLEQESALISRAARGGIPVPRLVALELGREPLDYIVLEYVEHDGGEPTPLALGELVRRLHSLPEMPSRPLVAQQGRPLAELLAERIHRRARVVERLAGVRLALPGPEWLADALHGSERPRAVLHMDVRPANVLARGGQVLALLDWSNALVGDPALELARIAEYGLAGPEFLAAYHGLAPVPPPPARLEWLYRIDTAVMLAVVFLSEQPDAEKARPQVARVVELCGRLEGMR; encoded by the coding sequence ATGACATGGAGTTCCAACGAGGCGCGGGTGGCGCTCGCCGAGCGGCTCCGGCACGACCACCCCGAATGGGAGGCCGACGAGCCCGTGCTCGTGGGGGGCGGGCTGGAGTTCTTCGTGTTCCGCGTCCAGTCGGCGCGGCAGGGCCCTCTGGCCATCAAGGTGCCGCGCGCGCCGGTCTTCATCAACGACAACGATCCGCGCGTCGTCGCGCGCGATCTGCTGGAACAGGAGTCCGCCCTCATTTCCCGCGCCGCGCGGGGCGGGATACCGGTGCCGCGGCTGGTGGCGCTGGAGCTGGGACGCGAGCCCCTCGACTACATCGTCCTCGAGTACGTCGAGCACGACGGCGGTGAGCCCACGCCCCTGGCGCTGGGCGAGCTGGTGCGCCGCCTGCACTCGCTCCCGGAGATGCCTTCCCGGCCCCTGGTGGCGCAGCAAGGGCGTCCACTGGCCGAGCTGCTGGCGGAGCGTATCCACCGGCGCGCGCGCGTGGTGGAGCGGCTCGCGGGCGTCCGTCTGGCGTTGCCCGGGCCCGAGTGGCTGGCCGACGCGCTGCACGGCTCCGAGCGACCGCGCGCGGTGCTGCACATGGACGTGCGTCCCGCGAATGTGCTGGCCCGTGGCGGCCAGGTGCTCGCGTTGCTGGACTGGTCCAATGCACTGGTGGGAGATCCCGCGCTGGAGCTGGCGCGGATCGCCGAATACGGACTCGCCGGACCGGAGTTCCTCGCCGCGTACCACGGCCTTGCTCCCGTCCCACCCCCACCGGCCCGGCTGGAGTGGCTCTACCGGATCGACACGGCGGTGATGTTGGCGGTCGTCTTCCTCTCCGAGCAGCCAGATGCCGAGAAGGCGCGGCCCCAGGTGGCCCGGGTGGTGGAGTTGTGTGGACGGCTGGAGGGCATGCGATGA
- a CDS encoding arginase family protein, whose amino-acid sequence MSNPYLELLEQVSPATFARDPKPGWAGPGTLFGCRAVDLSEVPAGCQYVAAGIPFDGTASSRPGASEGPRAIRQASLVFSSYLDSLGEHEMLDTRTGSVFRYAKANVVDAGDLHVYPTDTRRNFQAVATEVELLARSGATPVLLGGDHSIGFATFVGVQRALSARQPQSRLGLIQIDHHFDFGANSTIHGPLYHGSNARRISELPSMQPDRMAFVGVGSITRKGQFDGLLKAGSHIVPAREMRARGVAAALEPVVAAFRRNCTAVHLSIDIDVLDCSVAPGTGNVTIGGLSGGELMDAVEVIRQLPLAGIEIVEVSPRYDPTGRTPQIAAQLLFELLFREYRKPEASAIP is encoded by the coding sequence ATGAGCAATCCCTATCTCGAGCTGCTCGAGCAGGTCAGCCCCGCGACCTTCGCCCGGGATCCGAAGCCGGGCTGGGCGGGCCCGGGCACGCTCTTCGGCTGCCGGGCGGTGGACCTCTCCGAGGTGCCAGCGGGGTGTCAGTACGTCGCGGCGGGCATCCCTTTCGATGGGACGGCCAGCTCCCGGCCCGGCGCCTCGGAGGGCCCCCGTGCCATCCGCCAGGCGAGTCTCGTCTTCTCGTCGTACCTGGACAGCCTGGGTGAGCACGAGATGCTCGACACGCGGACCGGCTCCGTCTTCCGCTACGCCAAGGCCAACGTGGTGGACGCGGGGGATCTGCACGTGTACCCCACCGACACCCGGCGCAACTTCCAGGCCGTGGCCACCGAGGTCGAGCTCCTGGCCCGCTCCGGCGCCACGCCCGTGTTGCTCGGGGGGGATCACTCGATTGGCTTCGCCACCTTCGTCGGCGTGCAGCGCGCCCTGAGCGCCCGGCAGCCGCAGTCTCGGCTGGGGCTCATCCAGATCGATCACCACTTCGACTTCGGCGCGAACAGCACCATCCACGGGCCGCTCTATCACGGCTCCAACGCTCGGCGGATCAGTGAGCTGCCCTCCATGCAGCCGGACCGCATGGCCTTCGTGGGCGTCGGGAGCATCACCCGCAAGGGACAGTTCGATGGGTTGTTGAAGGCTGGCAGCCACATCGTCCCCGCCCGGGAGATGCGCGCCCGCGGGGTGGCCGCCGCGCTCGAGCCGGTGGTCGCCGCCTTTCGCCGCAACTGCACCGCGGTTCACCTCTCCATCGACATCGACGTCCTCGACTGCTCCGTCGCCCCCGGTACTGGCAATGTCACTATCGGCGGACTCTCCGGTGGCGAGCTGATGGATGCCGTGGAGGTCATCCGGCAGCTCCCGCTGGCGGGCATCGAGATCGTGGAGGTGTCGCCCCGCTACGATCCCACCGGGCGCACGCCGCAGATCGCCGCCCAGCTTCTCTTCGAACTCCTCTTCCGCGAATATCGCAAGCCGGAGGCCTCGGCGATCCCATGA
- a CDS encoding B12-binding domain-containing radical SAM protein translates to MSQTSRPCVHIVQLPFPSLSEPHEAVRDYYRDYSARFASELAGYFIPEGALWELPLWVAHIAGMLKEIGYEMSLADMSTVPAEAEACARFLLEQTRPGSVLMMSPLAQNFDLALSVSRMLMAEGRQTVLGGNMATLAGPKDASHVHRGQVSARVLAEILQKKLPGLTEVPGLKGGIGRLDSKPDYTLLTGYKGRVPLLRLNASHGCLYACSFCGDAWSRQLHVVDPAVLEHEVQQFERLFPEARLIYIGDKTFGQSQDAVKNLLAVFANRPHYKFIVQTHVLNVNETVIEAMRRLGVVVVEMGFETADSEVLKESSKPNLDVDIYARRIQALTAAGMKVVLNVLGGLPQERAASHELTMRFLQDSRNEAWLYNLYNFVPYPLTPLFPVLRERIHDWNFAHWREDGPPVFQPYHQTVEQSWNQFLEKVHVAHSLISRPGVSSSMEAVS, encoded by the coding sequence ATGAGTCAGACATCAAGACCGTGTGTGCACATCGTGCAGCTTCCCTTTCCCTCGTTGAGCGAGCCTCACGAGGCCGTGCGTGACTACTACCGGGATTACAGCGCCAGGTTCGCGAGCGAGCTGGCCGGGTATTTCATTCCCGAAGGAGCGCTCTGGGAGCTGCCGCTCTGGGTGGCCCACATCGCGGGAATGCTCAAGGAGATTGGCTATGAGATGAGCCTGGCCGACATGTCCACGGTACCGGCGGAGGCGGAGGCGTGTGCCCGGTTCCTGCTGGAGCAGACGCGGCCCGGAAGCGTCTTGATGATGTCGCCGTTGGCCCAGAACTTCGATCTGGCGCTGTCGGTGTCCCGGATGCTGATGGCGGAGGGCCGTCAGACGGTGCTCGGGGGGAACATGGCCACGCTGGCCGGGCCCAAGGATGCCTCGCACGTGCATCGCGGACAGGTCTCCGCGCGGGTGCTCGCGGAGATCCTCCAGAAGAAGCTGCCGGGACTCACGGAGGTGCCCGGCCTCAAGGGTGGTATTGGCCGGCTCGACTCCAAGCCCGACTACACGCTGCTGACCGGGTACAAGGGGCGGGTGCCCCTGCTGCGCCTCAACGCCAGCCATGGCTGCCTCTACGCGTGCAGCTTCTGTGGGGACGCCTGGTCGCGGCAGTTGCACGTGGTGGACCCGGCGGTGCTCGAGCACGAGGTCCAGCAGTTCGAGCGGCTCTTCCCCGAGGCGCGCCTCATCTACATCGGGGACAAGACCTTCGGTCAGTCCCAAGACGCCGTGAAGAACCTGCTGGCGGTCTTCGCGAACCGTCCCCACTACAAGTTCATCGTCCAGACGCACGTGCTGAACGTGAACGAGACGGTCATCGAGGCCATGCGCAGGCTGGGCGTGGTGGTGGTGGAGATGGGCTTCGAGACGGCCGACTCCGAGGTGCTCAAGGAGTCGAGCAAGCCGAACCTCGACGTGGACATCTACGCCAGGCGCATCCAGGCGCTCACCGCGGCGGGGATGAAGGTCGTGCTCAACGTGCTGGGAGGTCTGCCCCAGGAGCGGGCCGCCTCGCACGAGCTGACGATGCGCTTCCTCCAGGACTCGCGCAACGAGGCGTGGCTGTACAACCTCTACAACTTCGTGCCCTATCCCCTGACGCCGCTCTTCCCGGTGCTCCGCGAGCGCATCCATGACTGGAACTTCGCCCACTGGCGCGAGGACGGACCGCCGGTCTTCCAGCCCTATCACCAGACGGTGGAGCAGAGCTGGAATCAGTTCCTGGAGAAGGTCCACGTGGCCCACTCGCTGATCAGCCGCCCCGGCGTTTCCTCGTCCATGGAGGCCGTGTCATGA